The Quercus lobata isolate SW786 chromosome 4, ValleyOak3.0 Primary Assembly, whole genome shotgun sequence genome segment GATCATGAAGTTAACGAATGTTACAACATGTCAATGAAGGAGTTTGAACGCTCTGGCATCCATGACCTTTTCAAGGTAAGTTTATTCCTCGTCCTTGTGTATAAACATTTTATCTTGAATGAAATGTCTAACTCTTTTTCATCCAAATGCAGGCTATGTCAAAGTTCTATACAGCAACCTGTCAAGCCAAGGAGCTTGCTTCAGATGCTAAGAAGGCCAAGGATAAGGCTAAGGAGCTGAGCCATGAGATTTTATCCAAGAAGGGGGAGGTCATTAGGTTGACCGAAGACTTTAATTGTCTGCTGGGAAGCGAGACGAAGCCGAAGAACGAAGTGGAGGAGCTCAAAGCTGACAACTTAGAGAAGGATACCCGCATCGTCCATCTCAAAGGACAAGTTTCAGAGCTTACCTCGTCTTTGGAGAAGGCACGTGAAGAGGCAATTGCTGCCTTTAAGAAGTCTGACGAGTATAAGAATCGTCTAGACAGTCATTATGTAGCTGGCTATGAAGACTTCCGTGCTGACGCCAAAGACGCATATCCTGATTTGGACTTCAACTCTTTCAAGCTTCCTCTTGCTACAGAGAGTTCCGTGTTGCAGACGAGTTCCGAGGACGTCAACATCATGGACGACGCTAACACTGAAGTCATTCAGGACGACCCCAAGGCTAGTTTGCCTAAATGatttgcaatttaaaatttgttttacttttatctgAAAGTGCctgttgttttgggctttttttttttttttttttttaattccagtCCATATAAGTACAATTGTCTCGTCCTAGATAGTGGACgagttttatatacattttcatattcaaAACTAAAGGGGTTTTTGGACGTTGGTCGTCCACCCTTTGAATTTCATGAAAGAAATGAATACTTCTATTTTTACTTCCATTGTGTTTGAATATATACGTTTCCAGCTTTatgtatgaaatttttattttcatatcatCAGTGTGGTTCGTCCATCCAGGAATTCAGTTCACCTCGTCTTGAGCATGGGGGTGAATTTTATTACATCACCAAGGTAAAGTAAATTGATTCCTTTTGGCTAGATTTTTCATCATTCCAAAATTATGGACGATCATTTTGTCGTCCTTGATGATCAGACTTTTTAGCGATTTCTCGTCCAATGTAATGGATTGTTAAGCTAGTTTTGAAGTCTTTGCTCGTCCGTGTCTCGGACGAACACTTTTGGGAATTCATCTCGTCTTGAGGTCTAGACGAGTATGCCCTTTTCATCTCGTCCTATGTTCTGGACGGATGAAAatttgctttatttttagcttAGGTTTCATCTCATCCTATGTTCTGGACGGATGAAACTTAGTTTCATTTTTAGgttaggtttcatctcgtcctaTGTTCTGGACGGATGGACCTTAGCTTCATTTTCAGtttaggtttcatctcgtctCTTGCTTTGGACGGATGTACCTTTTCATCTTTCCTTTGGAGGAAGGCTTATGGACGATATATCCTTGCGTCCAAGGATTTCATTCGTCCATGCTTGCTTTCTTTTTTGCGGATCAATCTGAATGAACATATAAGGATTCCAATAATatacttgaaaataaaatatatatatttgaaaatccaaacttATGTAAACATTCGTCCACAGGCATGGCACATGCTCATGAGCTAGTGccttattgaattaaaaatacaaaccaactcatccatgaatagcacaaagtgaaaacactaatgtactttctaggggattattaaaatacttaaaaacacTTGATAGTAGTAAACACTTCTGCTCGTCCAGATATCTCGTCCAAGGACACTGGTGAAGAGTCAGCACTTATTGATGGTACTTCCTGAGgtgctcaacattccaagggtgttcCAGCCTCCGCCCATCCAAAGCTTCCaaatagtaggatccttgccttttgcagttgataaccctataaggtccttcccaatttgggccAAGTTTCCCGTAGGCCGAGTTTCTTGTTGCCAAGGTAACCCTCTTCAAGACGAGATCCCCGATGTTGaaacgcctaggcttcaccataGCGTTATATTGTCTTGCCATGAGATTTTTGTACCTCGCTGTCCTCTGTTCTGCATCCATCCTGACCTCGTCCATAAGGTCAAGGTTAAGACGGAGCTGTTCCTCATTTTCTTCAGTTTGATACTTCCTCACCCTGTGGCTCGTCATGTGTACTTCTGCTAGTATAACTGCCTCACTTTCGTAGGCTAGTTTAAAAGGAGTTTCTCCTGTTGGAGTTCTCACTGTCGTTCTATAAGCCCATAAAACACCTGGTAATTCATCCGGCCATATTCCCTTTGTCccttcgagccgagtcttgatgatcttcagcaaggatcggttcgctACTTCtgcctggccattggcctgtgggtgggagggtgaggagtaatggttcttcATTCCAAGCTGTTCACAAAATTCCCTGAAAGGTGTGTTGTCAAACTGTCGTCCATTGTCAGACACTAGTACTCTAGGTACTCCGaatctgcatacaatgttcttccagacgaagTTCTTGACATTCTGCTGCGTAATTTTGGCTAAGGATtcggcttccacccattttgtgaagtaatttATTCCCACCACCAGAAACTTCATTTGCCGAGTTCCAGTTAGAAagggccccaaaatgtctagtcTCCATTGTGCGAAAGGCCAAGGGGCCATCATTGGCGTGAGATATTCTGCTAGCTGTCTGGGAATGTTGCTGAAGCGTTGACACTGATCACATACTTTGACatatgctttagcatcagcttggaTGGTTGGCCAATAGAATCCGCTACTGATGACTTTATGGACGAGTGATCTGGCTCCCGAATGGTTCCCGCATGCTCCTTCGTGAACCTCCCTCAACATGTAATTTGCCTCGTCCGGAGCCAAACATCTTAAGAGAGGTTGGGaaaaacctctcttgtataacACCTCGTCCATAAGCACATACCTGGCTGACTTGACCCTGAGCTTCCTAgcttcgtccttctcttctggaAGCCTTCCGTCCTTTAAGTATGACActattggggtcatccaatttccttctccctctATCTGCATCAGTTCTGGAAGGTCTATACTTGGCATGTAGTGTACATCATCCATTTCGTCCAACGCCTCATTCGCAGATGCTTCCTTCGCCAGAGTATCTGCCTCCACGttctcttcccttgggatttgaacaaaatctgcttttttgaatttcttcacaaggCGTACTAccttccttagatatttcttcatTCTGTCTTCCTTGGCTTCACATGTCCCATTTACTTGGCCTATGACCAATTGAGAGTCTCCCAGGACAAGTATTGAGTCTGCTTCTACGGATTTGGCCAGTTCCAACCCCTTTAAAAGGGTTTCATACTCCACTTCATTGTTAGTAGTCTGGTATTGCAGACGGGCCTTGTATTTCAATTTGTACCCTTCTGGCGACTGCAAAACAACTCCTATTCCTCCAGCATATAATGTAGATGATCCATCTACATAGACGACCCATTTGTTGTTGTACTCTCCTTCCCCCAGGTCTTCGTAACTAGGAGTGAACTCTGCGATgaaatctgctagggcttgagcCTTTATTGCATTTCTCGGTTGATACCGAATGTCGAATTCACTAAGTTCAACTGCCCACTGAATCAGTCGTCCTGCGGCTTCCAgcttgttcattgccttcttaaGCGGATGGTccgtcatgacattgatgacatgaactTGGAAGTAATGTCTTAACTTCCTAGAAGCCGTTATCAGTGCAAAAGCCAATTTCTCCATGAGCGGATACCTTCCCTCTGCTCCTCTGAGTGCCCGGCTAGTGTAGTACACCGGTTTTTGTATTttcccctcttctctgattaaaGCTGAACTTACGGCGTGTGGGGACACTGCTAAGTATAGGTACAGTTCTTCTCCTTACACGGATGGACTTAATAATGGGGCAGTTGTGAGATAGTCTTTCAGGTCTTGGAAGGCCCTTTGGCATTCGTCCGTCCATTCAAATGCCTTCCTAAGGACTTTAAAGAAAGGTAAACCCTTATCTGTGGCTTTCGAAACAAACCTGTTCAAAGCGACAACTCGTCCTGTGAGGGATTGGACTTCCTTGATACTCCTCGGTGGCTCCATGTTCAATATAGCCTGGATCTTGTCCGGATTTGCCTCAATTCCTCTTTGCGAGACCATGAACCCCAGAAACTTTCCCGACGATACTCCGAATGCACACTTGcttgggttcaacttcatcttatatcaccgaagtgtttcaaaggtttcctgTAGGTCGTCTAGATGGCTTCCCTCGTCTATGCTCTTCACAAGCATGTCATCGACATAAACCTCCACATTCCGTCCTATTTGTGGACGAAACATGTCATTCACTAACCTTTGATAAGTCGCTCCTGCGTTTTtcaagccgaagggcatcactttgtagcaaaacAAGCCTTGGCTAGTAATGAAGGAAGTTTTTTCCTGATCAGCTTCATCCATCTTGATCTGATTATATCCTgagaaggcatccatgaagctcagcaactgATGGCCAGTAGTAGagtccaccaattgatcaatgcgtggcagaggataactatccttgggacatgctttgttcaagtcagtgaagtctacgcacattctccactttccattaactttcttcaccatcactgtaacaccccgacccaatttttataattaaactatgtgtttaagtggttaagtattattagtatttttaagccacttacttacaaaaaataatagaagagtatttaataagcatattattttataatgccattgaatgagaattgtaaagattatacaTAATTGAATTGCTATcggtattttaaatatatactaagtatgtgtaaaattatattaagtaGTTTAAGTTATTAGATATATAATTGTTGGTGTTTAATTAATGTATAAAGGtaaggatatatataaatatatatatatatatatatgtgtgtgtgtaaaataatattattcttGTAGGTAAGTGTGAATgcaaagattatatatatatatatatatatatatatattataagtgTGAAGGCAAGAAAAGTTGAAAGTGGGTGGGATATTTCTTTCCCTAGCCATACACGTATCCACCCCAATTTTCCACCTCTCTTATCTGATTTTGCTGCCCCAAAAGTCTTCAcacttttctcattttcttggCTGCATCAGATCAGAAGTCCAGCCCCTCTCTCTCtactcttcctctttctttgttcttctttctctcttcttctgttGCTTCTACACGGCAGCCCTCCCATTCTCACCAACACAATATATTCTTCTCTAAAGatgaaattaaacaattaaccCTAAGGTTTCAGCTTCAAATTTTTGTGGGTAAGTAATTAAACCTCAtctgattttgtgtatttggatAGTATAATTGTTTGCTTACTTTCCCTCTTTGTTCTCTGCTCTGTTTTTGGAAGTTGAATTGGTGATTCTGTTTTAGTGATTTGAAGGTTTAATGATATTATGGTTTATTTAATGTTTAATAACATAATTTAGTATGTTAAttataggtataaaaatacccaaatgaaattaaggcttattgctatttgttgatgattttgtaagaatatgttctgaagctgtcactgtgacagattctgtgttcatgcatgttaaattatgtattaaattttatatagtgaatttggatgctagggataATTCCTATGAAACTTAAGACACTTTTGGTTGTTATTGAATTGGTCTCATAGCatttggatgaacataaaattaatggtttaatttataagttgcatGAATTTCTGacaggacagatttgagtatgctgtctttcgtgatttttagtaaatcatgggtttatgctttgactccgaaatttttaGGGTATATACTGGACATATAGGGGAGTAgttatgtaaaatttcatgacaattggatgtgtttgagtagcccgtttgtattttacaaatggagccTATGCTGCTGGAATAGAACAGTGAATAGTAAGGGACATGCCtaactttgtggatttaattattaagttagggtgaatgttttgagctataatttgaTATGCTTATCTTTTGGTATGTTTCGATCATAGATTAATTTTGTGTAACTTGTTTTGAGGTTTAGTACCCAAAGGAAGGGGTTGTAAACCATGAGATGGTTGTATGTATGAAGCTGTTTTGCCCGACGTGTTGTATGTTATCATATGAATCTATATAGTTACATGATCATGcttaaaagattttatatttatgcatgCATTATTGCCCTAACCTTAAAGCactttttgaaataaagttagCTCTTTTAGAGATATGAGATTAATATAAGAATGTTGGtttctctaggattttgtacttgttgttgatgaatgtatttttgtttgtgggaaCCTCGTTGAGGTGAGATTAGGATTTCCTTAATTCTAAGAAAtaggctttgagatgaatgtgaAGTTTATGGTAAAGAATTATGGATAGTAATAAGCTTTGATTtatggtttaggtgttaccagtatccaagtctaagctccttcgactttaggctctcggttcctctgctttcaggtaagggataagttatatgggcattcggtaagtcatgaggttattttaaagtatattatgcattaaaatgttttttgattagagatatggcatgtaatcattattctgacaaagaTATGTTCGTGAGCTTTCAAAACCCCATGTATATGATTTCtgcatattgatgctattattgATTTCACGAACATaatgtttaatgaaaagaatggaagtgctatgattatgaaatgttatgcaaaagaagaaatttcagtatgatgtaaagtatgaaatgttttcgggttatgtcctctggtAATCTGAACTCGGCtagtaggggttaattactggctttccatggaaatatgttatctgtttggccatttaaagtagaggaaatggggctgcccgtaactctaggccatttaaagtagaggaaatggggttgcCCGTAACTCTAATTTGATTAAGGCCTTCTCCCCAATGTGTACGGACGGCGGGGAGGAACAAAACCTGGAGGGGATGTGCCATCAGGCCTCCCAAAAAGGACAATATCATACACACGGGGCACCCAAATGTGATGAGGCCTTCTCTGTACAGCTTATCAGATATGGACTAACTAATATGATATGAACagctatgttatgttattaatcatgagagaattattttgtttaaatgcattatgaaaagttaaaagctctcatgaaaataagaagtttctgatgaaaagaaagctgttcattaaagataaagtttctgatgaaagTGCGGGttatgtttaaaagttatcagatatctgtttttatgaaacgttaagttttattatcatgaaagttatagtattctatgagaagaagtttataaagaaaagttttcttattagtcAAGTTGTTTCTAACTTAATACAAAGTTGCCGATTAtttgatttaagttaaaataattatcttGTAATGAGAAAATATGTATGACGACTTTGTAGGAAGTGAAAGAAGTTTAATCTGAAAGGTTTTTGGTAATATTAAActgataagaaaaaggagaacaattattttctatgaagAGCGTATactattattatgaatagtattaaatactatgcatgaaaagatgttctcctattcgaatattcatagaatgaaatgatctgatttacatgcatccttattgaattctcatatatcttacctttactgagctgtgtagctcaccccttccactctttcagttaacaggttttattttggagcagagggagccttagtcgagttttggaaggagctggttttagtttgatttgtatagatcctaaattagcaTTCTGACGTTTAGCTTTATAGttattgtgtattttaggatcAAATGAAGGTTGTGTATACCTTATCATGGCTAAGTAGCATTCTCTAGCTGCCAACTGATCTCCTTGTGCTTGTCCTATCCCGTACTCCGTAGGAAATTTGACTGATAGATGGTAGGTCGAGGTTATCGCCTTCCAACTATTAAGAGTGGGTCTTCCAATAATGGCATTGTATGAAGAGGTACAGTCTACCACGAGGAAATTGACTTCCTTGGTTATCTGTTGCGGGTATGACCCTACCACAACTGATAATGTAATGGTACCCACGGGCTGCACCTTCATTCCTCCAAATCCTATCAGTGGCGAGCATACTGGACGAAGTTGATCTCGTCCAAGCCTCATCTGTTGGAAGGCAAGGTAGTACAATATGTCTGCTGAACTTCCATTGTCAACTAACACTCTCCTGGTTGTATAATCTGCAATAAGCAGTGTAATGACGATCGCATCGTCATGCGGGTGATGGATCCTCTCAGCATCTTCGTCGGTGAAGGAAACGGTTGGCTCGTCCATTGATCTCGTCCTTGGTGATCGTCCAGAGAGCTGGACGTTTTGTACCGCTTTGAGATACGTCTTCTTCGACTTGGAAGATTGCCCCATCGAGTTCCCTCCGACGATAATCCTTATCTCTCCTAGTGGGGGCCGGGATGATTCCTCTATTTTGCCTTTCAACTTCTCATCTTTACGATCCCTTCCAACGAAGTGCCTCaactttccttgtctgataaggtTCTTAATTTGCTGTTTTAGGTCGTAACACTCATCCGTGTCATGCCCATGGTCCCTGTGAAAGCGacaatatttgttcttattgCGCTTATTGGGATCCCCTTTCATCTTCTCTGGCCATTTTAAAGAAGGATcgtctttgatttgcatgagcaCCTGATCGAGTGGAGCGTTCAGGGGCGTATAATTCTGGCTTCTTCCCAAGGGACCTGTCTTCCTGTTATCTCGTTCCTTCCTATCTTCCatccgtcccttctttggacgaggggCTTGTTCTGAGTGTCAAGCTGGGTGCGCTTCCATCCTCTcagctcttttcctcttcttggctatgattgcatcttctgcattcataaagttctgagccgaatggacgagcTCGGCCATGGTTTGAGGCTCCTTCTCATATAGCTTGTGGATAAATAAATCCGAATTAATCCCGTTGTGGAAGGCTGCCAGTAGTAGCTTGTCGTCCACCTCGTCCACATTAAGGGCTTCTCTGTTGAAGCGAGTGATGAATGACCGCAGGCTTTCGTTCTCCCATTGTTCTATGGTCAGTAAGCTGGACGAAGAGCGCTTGTGCCTCTGTCCCCcgatgaaattgttaacaaacaattTGCTTAACTCTTCGAAAGAACTTACGGAACTTGGGGGGATTTCACTGAACCAAACTCGTGCCGGGCCTTTAAGGGTAGTAGGGAAGGCTCGACACATGATTTCATCAGggaccccttgaaggtgcattgttGTCTTGAATGTTGCAATGTGATCAAAGGGGTCACGCGTCCCATCATACGAGTCCAGGGAAGGtagtttgaactttgatggtagagGGTGGCCATTAATGGAAGCCGTAAAAGGAGAGTCAGTCCTGTGGACCAAATCTTCTATAGGATTTGTTCTCCTCATGttctccttcatctcctccatgactttcttcatttggtccatctccTCTTTCAAGTGTGGCACTGCccgtgaagtggtgcctctaaACTGGCTTCCAACTTCAGTATTCTCTCTGTCACCATGGCCTTGTGTCTGTCCTGCGTGTTCCTCACGTGTCTGTCTTCTCTGACTGATCTCCATCCTTAACTcctggttttggcgagtcaattCCGCCATTGCAGCCGCCATGGATTGCATATTCTGAACGGATGACGTCTGCATGACTAGTGCAGATTGGCGATCACGCTGGGGATCACTTGAAGCGCCTCTGCTTCCCTGACGGCCAGGGCTAGTAGCCCTCGACCTGGTCCTGATCATCCTAACCCTTTGTCACGGAAAAGAAAGTCGCAAAACAACCTTcgattcccacagacggcgccaactgatatcgctccgaatcagtgaggtggatggcctggcttcggtgggctatcGAAACGGTTGATGGCCTGCAAGGAAGAAAACACGatcaaagaggagaccggagaagaccggtcGAACCCCCTCCGATGGAGAAGTTAGTCTCGTAGAGAAAGAAGTtccaagtattttggaaaattgtctgaGAGAAAATCTTACCGATGTCGGGTTCAGACCGGTCCCTTATATAGGGAGCCTGGGACggttatttgtccaataacctccccaggatttgtggaaaccaacAACTCCGGAGTTAACTACCTCAACGGATATAAAACTGTAACCGCTAATGGAAGTTAACTTATTCGAAGGGTTTGTTGAGATAATTGCGGGTTTAGTCGAAAGTCTAAGTGTTAAGCTTTCGTCCGTCTGGTGTAGGACGGTTTAGTCGTCCAAGGATATCTAACGATTTCTTATGGACAAACCTAATGGACGATCATGTCGTCCATGGGAGACTTAAACGTATGGAGtggtgctattattcatggatgTTTCTCCTTCTTCTGGATAAACTCTTGAATCAACCTGCGCTGTAGGCTCTGGACGATCCATTTGGACGATCTAGAGATGGATTATTTTCCACTTCTCTATCaacttttatttgggggtctaaacagcacttgtgttttttaacacattttcgagctttcggCTTCAAAAGCAGCAACATATTCAACTTCCATGGTGGAGTCAACAATACAAGATTGCTTAACACTCCTCCAACTTATGGCTCCACCTCCCAAGGTGAACACACAACCTGAAGTGGACTTTTTGAATTCAATTACTGATGACATTACCCCTACATCATTTCCAATTAGtagaatgtcatcaacataaagcactaggaacattactactttatctcgatgtcttttgtacacacatggttcattaagattttgttcaaaaccaaatgacttgattgcttgatcaaatctgatgttccatgacctagatgcttgcttaagtccataaatggatCTTTTCAACTTACATACCATATGCTCTTGGTTCTTTACTACAAAACCTTCTGGTTGCATCATATAcatttcttcttcaagattgcCATTTAGAAAAGAggtcttgacatccatttgccaaatctcataatcataatgagcAGCAATGGATAAGAGAATTCTGATAGATTTAAGCATTGCCACTGGTGAAaaggtttcttcataatcaatacATTCTTTTTGTGTATACCCTTTCGCACTAGCCTTactttaaaggtttcaacctttccatctattcctctcttccttttgtAAACCCATTCGCAACCAACAGGTTTAATGCCGTTAAGCACCTTTGCAAGATCCCAAACTTGATTGGAATACATTGAATCTAATTTAGATTTCATAGCTTTGACCCAATGATGTGCATTTATATCATTTATTGCCTCTTCATAAGTGCAAGGATCAGTTTTGGCCTCTTCTAAGATAACTTCATAAGTTTCTCCCAAACCTATAAATCTTATAGATGGTCTTACAATCATCCCACTACGACGAGGTTCCTGTGTACTAGTCATCTCATGTGTAATATCTTGTGGTGTGTTCGATACAACCACATCATTCCTAGTTTCATCCATTGGTTGTTCAATTACAGGTTCATTCATTTCAGCCAAAACAACTCTACTTCTAGGAGCAAAATTATTCATATAGTCATTTTCCAAGAATTTAGCATTTATACTAACAAAAACTTTGTTATCTTTATGACTATAGAATAAATACCCCTAGTTTCTTTTAGATAGCCCACAAGCAAACACACTTCTGATTTTTGTTCCAATTTATTAGGCTTCCCTTTTAACACATGTGCTAGACAACCCCAAATGTGGAGGTATCTCAAACTAGGCTTACACCCACTCCACAATTCCATGGGTGTTTTGGGAACAGATTTTGATGGAACTAAATTCAAAAGATGTATTGTTGTATTTAAGGCATACCCCCCAAAAAGAAATTGGTAAAGTTGAGTAACTCATCACGGACCTAACCATTTCTAAAATAGTCTGATTCCTTCTTTCTGCTACACCATTTTGTTAGAGAGTTCCAAGCGCAGTCAATTGGGATACAATCCCATTTTGAGTTAAGTAATCCTTGAAATCCCCAAGAAGGTATTCGCCACCATGATCATATTGAATGGCCTTTATGTGTTTACCCAATTGATTCTCAACTTCAGCCCTAAACTCTTTGAATTTATCAAAAGCTTCAGACTTTCGTTTCATTCGATACACATAACcatatcttgagtaatcatTGGTAAAAGTGATGAAGTACTCATAACCTCCTTTTGCTT includes the following:
- the LOC115985489 gene encoding uncharacterized protein LOC115985489 — encoded protein: MAAAMAELTRQNQELRMEISQRRQTREEHAGQTQGHGDRENTEVGSQFRGTTSRAVPHLKEEMDQMKKVMEEMKENMRRTNPIEDLVHRTDSPFTASINGHPLPSKFKLPSLDSYDGTRDPFDHIATFKTTMHLQGVPDEIMCRAFPTTLKGPARVWFSEIPPSSVSSFEELSKLFVNNFIGGQRHKRSSSSLLTIEQWENESLRSFITRFNREALNVDEVDDKLLLAAFHNGINSDLFIHKLYEKEPQTMAELVLMQIKDDPSLKWPEKMKGDPNKRNKNKYCRFHRDHGHDTDECYDLKQQIKNLIRQGKLRHFVGRDRKDEKLKGKIEESSRPPLGEIRIIVGGNSMGQSSKSKKTYLKAVQNVQLSGRSPRTRSMDEPTVSFTDEDAERIHHPHDDAIVITLLIADYTTRRVLVDNGSSADILYYLAFQQMRLGRDQLRPVCSPLIGFGGMKVQPVGTITLSVVVGSYPQQITKEVNFLVVDCTSSYNAIIGRPTLNSWKAITSTYHLSVKFPTEYGIGQAQGDQLAARECYLAMIRYLITFKHNPHFHQKLYL